In Deltaproteobacteria bacterium, the sequence TCGTACATCCCGCTGGGCGCGGCCTCGTCCACCCGGGGCGGGCGGGCGCCATCCACGAGCGTGGGCGCGGGCGTGCTGCGATGCTCGTGGGCGCTGACGATGGTGGGCGGCGGCGCGTCGTCCTCGCGATCGCGGGCGTGTGGCGCACAGGCCGACGCGACCAGCGAGCCGTCGATCGCGAGCAGTCCGAGCAGCAAGCGCAGGCCGATCCGCCGCGCGGACGAGCCCGTGCACGGCCCGCTGCGACGCGCCGGCGACGTCGCGAGGGCCATGGCGTCGCGCGGATGCACCGGGACGCAGACCGCGGTGGGTCGAAGAAGTTCCCTGGCGAACAAGGACGGCGCCGCGCTTCGACGCCCGCCGCGGGCTCGGCCGGCGCTGCGCCCACGGGCTCAAGGTGCGTCGGGCGCCGGCATCGGCTGTGCGTCGTCGTGCTCGACGTCGCAGGGCTCGTCGCCGCAGACTTCGGTGTTGGGCACGCAGCACGCAATCTCGCGCTTGGGCATGTCCCAGCCCGTGCGCGGCCAGTTCGCGCAGAACCTCGTGCACTGCGTCGCGCCGTTGGCCGCGCACGCGGCCAGTGCCGCGAGCTCGGCCTGCGCATAGTCGTCGCCCACGCCGACGCCCTGTGCGGTGCGCCAGCCGTCGGATGCCGTGGTCTGCTGCGGCGGGCAATCCTCGGCACCCGTCAGCGGATCATGATAGCCCTGACCGAGGTCGGTGCAGGTGCCCGCAGCCGTGCCGGTGTTGCCGGGGCTGTTCCACTCGCACGCGCAGTCCTTGCCGCGCCCCTCGGCGGTCACCGAGATCTTCCCATCGGGTAGCACCGAGGCGAACAGGGGCGTGCACGTAGAGGTCATCGCGCTGCCGGTGACGCGATAGCTGCAGTCGACGATCTTCAGCTGCTCGCCATCGACGCAGCTGGGCGCCGCGCGGGGTTCGGCGTCGGTGTCGTCGCCGTCTTGGGCGCCGCTCGACGACGCAGCGTCCTCCTCGAGCTCGACCGGGTCGTGCATACAACCGAGCGACAGCACAGCGCAGAGGGTGAGGAAGGACAGGGGGGAGAGGGTGGACAGCGACATGGCGGGTGGCTCCTCGCGCCGGGCGTCGGCGCTCGCCAGGCTCCGTCCGACGAGCGCGGCGAATCGATCACGGCGGATCGATCACGATCGCTCGCGGGCGTCGGCGGCCCCGCGCGGCTTCGGCCCCAAGCGCTGGCCTGCTATCGTGGCGAGCGATCGTCGTGCACGGGCCCCAGGACACGCAGACCGGTCAGGTTCGTCGCGGCACGCCCGGGCGCAGCGCCCGGGTGGCCGACCACGGCATGCCGCCGACGGCGGCCCTGCTCGGGGGCCGCTATGTCGTGCTCGAGCGCATCGGCGAAGGTGGCATGGGCGTGGTGCATGCGGCCTACGATCGCGAGCTCGACCGACGCGTCGCGATCAAGGTGCTGCATCCCGGCGCCACGAAGGACTACGGCCGTCGGCTGCTGCGCGAGGCGCAGACGCTCGCTCGGCTGTCGCATCCCAACCTCGTGCCGGTGTTCGACATCGGTTGGGCCGGCGACGAGCTGTTCGTCGCGATGGAGCTCATCGGCGGGCAGAGCCTCGATCGCTTCGCCGCCGCGCATCGACCTGCGTGGCGCGAGGCATTGCCGCTGCTGCTCGACGCGGGCCGGGGGCTCGCGCACGCGCACCGCCAGGGCCTGGTCCACCGCGACTTCAAACCCTCCAACGTGCTGGTCGGCGACGATGGACGCGCCCGCGTGGCGGACTTCGGCCTCGCGCGTCCAGTGCGGTTCCCGTCCTCGGAGGTCCGCGCCGACGAGCCCGTGGCGTCGTCGCCAACCGCCGCCGGCTCGCTCGTCACGCGGCCCGGGGAGACCCCTGGCACCCCAGCCTACCTGCCACCCGAGGCGCGCGATGCCGCGGCGTTCGACGAGCGCAGCGATCAGTTCAGCTTCTGCATGACCGCGTGGGAGGTGCTGTGCGGTGTGCGGCCGACGAGAAATCCCAGCGACGGTGGCGTGATCGCGACCGTCGCGCCCGGGCGTGCGGTGCCGCGATCGATCCGACGCGCGCTGCTGCGTGGCATGGCGGTCGATCCGGCCGCGCGACACGGCTCGATGGCCGAGCTACTCGCGCGCCTCGACGTCGCCGCGCGCCGTACTCGCGTGCTGGTGCTCGGACTCGTCGCGACCGCCACGGCGGCGCTGGGAATCGCCTACGTCATCGGTCGCGGCGGACCCTGCGACGAGGCCGCTGGGGCGCTCGCGTCGGCGTGGAACGAGCAACGTCGGGAGCAGCTGCGCGCGCACTTCGAGCAGCTGCCGGGCGCCGATGCGCTGCACGACGCGGTCTCGTCGGCGCTCGATCGCTACGGCGAGCAGTGGACGCAGATGCGCGGTGAGGCGTGCGTTGCCCATGCCATCGAGCATCGGCAGTCGGCCGATCTGTTCGACCGCCGCATGGGGTGCCTCGACGAACGACGCGCGGCGCTGGATGCCCTGGTCGGCGCGCTGCTGCAGACCGACGCGCGCGATGTGTTGCTCTCGGCGCCGAGCGCTGCGCGTGAGCTGCCACCGGTGGCGAGCTGCGGCGACGCCGAGGCGTTGCTGGCGATGGCGTGGCAGCCGAGCACCGAGGCCGAGCGCGTGCTCGCGTCGCGGCTGCAGGGCGAGCTCGGCCAGGTGCAGGCACTCGAGCACACCGGTCAGTATCGCGTGGCGTTGCCGGCCGCCGACGCGCTGGTGGTCGACACCGAGGCGCTGCCGGCCGGTTCACCGCTGCGTGCCAAGGCGCAGCTGCTGCGGGCGAAGCTGCGACGCGACAACGGCGACGACGAGGGGGCCTTCGCCGCCTACAAGGCCGCAGCCGAGGCGGCGGCCGCCGCCCACGACGACGGCACGTTGGTCGCGGCGTGGCTGGAGCTGGTCTCGCTGCTGGCGGCCCACGTCGGGCGCGAGCAGGAATTCGAGACGGTCGCGGCCCTCGTCGAGGGGCTGATCGGTCGACTCGGCTCGCCGCCGGTCCTGCGGGCGCGCCTGCGCGAGAGCCGAGCCCGCATGGCGGTGAGCGCGGGTCGCTTCGACGATGCGGTCGCGCACGGCCTCGCCGCGGTCGAGCTGCTCGGCGAGCTCGACGATCCGCTGCTGCGCGCGCGTCTCGAGGGATCGGCGGGGCTCGATCTGCAGCTCGCTGGGCGCTACGAGGAGGCCGTCCATCACTTCGAGCAGGCGATCGCGAGCTCGAGCGAGGTCTTGACCCCGACGCACCCGCAGATCGGCAACGAGCTGGTGAACCTCTCGCTGCTGCAGCCCCCGGCGCAGGCCGAGGCGTCGCTGCGGCGCGCGGTGGAGATCCTGCGGGCGAGCTTTCCCGACGGCCACCGCGACGTCGCCAAGGCGCTCGCCAACCTCGGACTCGCACTGCTCAACCGCGGCGCCTACGACGAGGCCGAGGCCACGCTGCGCGAGGCGCTGGCGATGCAGCGATGGGTGTATCCCAGTGGCCATCCTCATACGGCGATGACGCTGGCGTTCCTCGCCGACACCCTCAACGAGGTCGGGCGACGCCCGGAGGCGCTGGGGTTCGCCCGTGAGGCGCTCGAGATCCGGCGCGTGCACCTGCCGGCCGATCACGCCGACATCGGACGCGCGCTGCGGCTCATCGCGTCGATCCACTTCGATGCCGGCGATGTGAAGCAGGCCCGCGCGGACTACGAAGCGGCGCTGGCGGTCTTCGATCGCGCGCTGCCGCCCGATCACCCCCTGGTCGCGGGTGCGCTCAACGGCATCGGCGAGTGCGCCGTCCTCGAGCACGATGCCGAGCGCGCGATCGAGGTCTGCACCCGAGCGCTCGCCATCGAACGCCAGGCCCGCGGCGAGGATGCCCTCGAGCTGGTGCCGCACCTGTCGTGCCTGGCGTCCGCCCATGGCGACCGCGGCGAGTACGAGCTCGCGATCACGCTGCTCGAGCGCGCGCTGGTGCTGTGGGCCGATCAGGATCTCGGCCCGCTGTTGCCGGCGCAGATCAAGCTGCAGCTCGCGACCGCCCTCGACCACGCCGGCCGGGATCGCGAGCGCGTCGTCACGCTCGCCACCGAGGTGCTCGCTGCGGTCGCCGCCGAGCCGCAGGCCCGCGAGCGCATGGTCGCGCCGGCGCAGCGCCTGATCGCGGGCGGGTAATTTTTCTTCGGTCATGGCGGAAAATCGTCGGACCGGGCTGTGTCAGCTGCGGGTGAACACGAGAAGCTCGACCATCGGCGTCGTCTGTCTGCTCGCAGCCGCAGGGTGCAGCCGGTCGGACGAAGCATCCGAGTCCGACGGCGCCGACACCGTCTTCGTGCCCACCGACGGATCGGGGGCAGGGCAGTCCGGCGGCGGTTCGGGCAACTCCGGTGCGGGCGACGACGACGACACGCAGACGCCCGGCGACGACACGCAGACGCCCGGCGACGACACCGGCAGCGGGGGCGCCGGCGGGTCGTGCGACGGCCAGTGTCTCGCGCTTCCCGATGGTTGGTCGGGTCCCGTGCAGGTCAGCGCCGGGGCGTGTGGCGGCGACTTCCCCGAGGCGATGGTGCAGGCCCATCGCGGGCTCACGGCCTCGGCCGCGACCTGCGGGTGTGCGTGTGGCGACTCGGTCGGCGTCGGCTGTGGCAACGCACAGGAGCTCGACTACGACACCGCCAGTGGCTTCGCATGCCCAGCTCTCGCCCACTCGGCCGCCGGTCTCAGCTGTCAGAACATCCCCGGCTTCGCAGCGGAGGCGGGCGATCGTTTCGCGTTCGAGATCACCAGCCCCTTCTCGCCGCCGGGCAGCTGCCCGGCGATGGCGCAGGTCGACATCGAGCCCTCGCAGTGGGCGGAGACGCTGTCGATCTGTGGCCTCGCGGCGCCGTGGCCGAGCTGCGCCGACGCGACGCTGTGTGCGCCCGATGTGATCGACGGTGATCTGTGCGTCTATCAGGAGGGGGACGGCGACTGCGGTGACGCCGGGGCCTTCACCGAGCGCGTCGATGGCCTGTTCGCGTCGGTCGTGGACGATCGTGGCTGCACGCCATGCACCTGCGGGGATCCGGAAGGACACTGTCGCGTCGCCACGATCTCGTTCTACGACGGCACGTGCACCAACTCCAACAAGGTCGGCGAGCAGTACTTCGGCGCATCGCAAGGCTGTGCGGCGTTGCCCGGCGGGCCGGTCTCGCGGTTCCGCATCGACGACTTCCAGCTCCCGCTGCAAGACGCGACCTGCACGCCGTCGGCGTCCCTCCCGACCGGCGATGCGACCGCGCAGGATCCGATCACCGTGTGCTGTCTGCCCGGATGACGACGCAGAGCGACCACGTCGAACCGGCCCGTCGAACCGGCCCGTCGAACCGGCCCGTCGAACCGGGCCGGCGCAAGGGCGAGGCGCGCCGGGCACGTTGCGACGCAGCGACGGTGCCGCCCCCGTCAGAGCTTGCCGAGCACGCGAGCGAGCCGTGTGAGTGCGTCGTCGATCGCACCGCGATCGATGTCGAGCACCGGCCGGAAGCGGATGCCCGCGTTGCCGCAGGGCAGCACCAGCATGTGCTCGTCCTTCATGGCGGCCTTCACGACGTTGCCGCGGATCTCCGGGCTCGGCAGATCGAACGCGCACATCAACCCGCGGCCGCGCACGTTGCTGACCGGACCGCCGGGCTTGGCGAGGCCGCGCAGACCGGCGAGCAGGTGCTCACCCATGTCGCGCGCGTTGTCCAGCAGGCGCTCCTGCTCGATGATCTCGATGTAGCGGGTGGCGCGGACCATGTCGACGATGTTGCCGCCCCAGGTCGAGTTGATGCGGCTGGGCACCTTGAAGCACGAGTCGACCTCGTCGACGCGGGTGGTGCTCGCGATGCCACACACCTGGGTCTTCTTGCCGAACGAGAACACGTCGGGCTGCACGCCGGTGTGCTCGAAGGCCCACCACTTGCCGGTCAGGCCCATGCCGCACTGGATCTCGTCGAAGATGAGCAGGATCTCGTGCTCGTCGCACAGCGAGCGCAGCGTCTGCAGGAACTCGGGGCGGAAGTGGTTGTCGCCGCCCTCACCCTGGATGGTCTCGAGGATCATCGCGGCGATGTCGTGGCCGCGTTCGGCAATCGCCGCGCGGATCTCGGCGACCGTCGCCTGCTCGGCCGCGATGGTCGCGGCCTGGGCGGCCTCGTCGAAGGGGAAGCGCATGGCCGGCGTGCTCACGCGCGGCCATGGGAACTTCGGGAAGTACTGGGTCTTCTGCGGCGCGAAGCCGTTGGTCAGCGAGAGCGTGTAGCCCGAGCGGCCGTGGAAGGCGCTGCGGAAGTGCAGCACCTGCGTGCCGAGCAGGTCGTCGTCGCGACCGCTGCACAGCCCGCGCGCGATGTTCTTGCGGACCTTCCAGTCGAACGCGACCTTGAGCGCGTTCTCCACCGCCAACGCGCCGCCCTCGATGAAGAAGAGGTGCTCGAAGTTCGCCGGCATCGTGCGGCCGAGCGCCGCGACCCAGTCGGCCATCGCGGGCGTGTAGATGTCGGAGTTCGAGACCTTGGTCAGGGTTGCGGCCTGCAGCTTGGCGGCGAAGTCGGGCGTGCGCAGCTTGGGATGGTTGTGGCCCACCGGCATGCTCGCGAAGAACGAGAACATGTCGAGGTACGGCGTGCCGCCGATCGCATCGACCAGGTGGGCGCCGCGGCTGCGCTCGGTGTCGTAGACCAGCGGGAAGCCATCGACCAGCATCCACTCGCCGAGCACGCGGTGGACCTCGCGGGGATCCGTCTGGAAGGTGGGTTCGTTCATGGGCCGCTCCTGTCAGGATCCACGCGCTCGCGATGAACGCCGTCGATCGTGCGGCGCACCATACAATGAAGGCGTGCGCGCGACGGTTGTCGCGGCTACGTCGCGCGATCGCGGCCGCAACCGCGGCCAAGCGGGCATCCGGCCGAGGCGCGCCGCAGGCAAGGTCTGCCCGCGTACGGTTGAGGCAGCTCACGCGAGTCGCAACGCAGCGTCGCGCGGAGACGCTCGCGGATCGGCGGGGGAGTTCTCCCTCTGCGCCCGCGAGGATCCACCAACGCAGACGATCGATGCGCGTGACGATGAGGTCCTCTGCCCTCGATCGACCCCGATGGGTTGCTACACTCCAAGATGGTGGCAGCGCGCGAGCAACGACGACGGACATGGCGTGCGATCCCAGCGCTGGGCTGGTTGGCTGCGCTGGGCCTCATCGCCTGCGGTGCCGAGAGCCCGCCCGCGGTCGGTGACGACACGCTGGGCGATGGCATCACCGCCGGGCTCACGCAGGGCAGCGGCAGCGGCAGCGGCGACGACGACGTCGAGGCCGACGACGACGGCCCCAAGCTCGACATCGGCGCCGAGACCGGTGCCGACGGCTCGCCGGTCGACACCATGGGCGAGAACTGCGACGGCCTGGTCGCGACGATCCGCGACTTCTCGAGCAGCCACCCCGACTTCGAGACCTACGGCGGCAACACGGCCTCGGTCGGCCTGGTGATGACCACCCTGGGCGTCGACGACACGCCCACGCTCGATCCCGCCTACGCCGGTGCGCCGATGATCACGAGCGCCGCGAGCTTCGCCGACTGGTACCACGACGTGCCCGGCACCAACATGCCGTTCCCCATCGACCTCGGGCTGATGGAGGACACACCGGGCATGTTCGTCTACGACAACTCCGCGTTCTTCCCGCTCGACGGCATGGGCTTCGGCGACGAGGGCAACGAGCACAACTACCACTTCACGACCGAGGTCCACACCAGCTTCACCTACTTCGGTGGCGAGACCTTCACCTTCCGCGGCGACGACGACCTGTGGATGTTCGTGAACGGCCAGCTCGCGATCGATCTCGGCGGCCTGCATCCCGCGCTCGAGGACTCGGTCGACATGGACACGCTCGGCCTCACCGTCGGCGAGACCTACCCGATGGACATCTTCCACGCCGAGCGCCACACCAACGAGTCGAACTTCCGCATCGTCACGACCATCGATTGCTTCGTGACGCCGCCGCCACCGGCGTAGCCGCCACCCGCGGGCCGGATGGCCGCCGACGGCGGCGCGCGTGGGCTCGCGCGCGTGGGTGCGGGTTCGCGCCCGAGCGTGCGAACGGGGTCCTGGGCCGCGGATGTCGGCTTTCTGGGGGGCCGGTCGCGTTCGCCATCTCACGTTGACAACACCGCGTGCTTCGGCGTCCCCTTGCCGCTCACGTGAAGGTCGATCTCAGCGGGCAAGTCGTCGTCGTCACCGGTGCGGGGCGTGGCATCGGCAAGGAAATCGCCAAGGTCGCCGCCGAGGCCGGCGCGACCGCGGTGCTGGTCTCACGCACCGCGGCGCAGCTGGACGCGGCGGTGGCGGAGATCGAGGCCGCCGGCGGCAAGGCGGTCGCGATGCCGGCGGATCTGGTGGAGCCTGCGGCGGCCGGCGCCGTGATCGCGCAGACCCTCGAGCGCTTCGGCCAGATCGACGTGCTGGTCAACAACGCCGCCACCAACTACGTCGCCAATCTCGTGATGGCCAAGGCCGACGCGTGGCGCGACCTCTACGAGCTCAACGTCTTCGCGGTCATGCGCGCGACCCAGGCTGCGATCAAGCCCATGATCCGCCGCAAGCGTGGGCGCGTCATCAACATCGGCTCGGTCTCCGGCGAGCTCGGCGCGGCGTACAACACCGCCTACGCCTCGAGCAAGGCCGCCATCGACGGCTTCTCGCGCTCGGTCGCGAAGGAGGTCGCGAAGCTCGGCATCACCTGCAACACCATCCGCCCCTGGCACGTCGACACCGAGCTCGTGCACGACGCCATGGCCAGCCGCGCCAAGCTGTTCGGCAAGACCGCCGAGGACTACATGGCGATGATCGTGGCCCAGAGCCCGCAGCAGCGCCTCATCACCGCCCGCGAGGTCGCGGCGCTGGCGGTGTTCCTGATGTCCGACGACGCCCGCGGCATCACCGGCCAGTCGCTGAACGTCTGCGGCGGCTATGCGATGGGATGATCGCGGGGCGGCCGTGGCACAGCCGGTGATGGCCGACGACGGTGAGATCCGCACGCTGCTCCGCGACGACGGCGTGTCGCTGCGCTACCGCGTGTGGCCGGTGCCGCAGCCGCGCGCGACCGTGGTGCTGTTCAACGGCATCATGAGCCACTCGCTGTGGTTCCGGCCGCTGCAGCCGGCGCTGGTCGCCGCCGGCTACACCGTGGTCGGGGCCGATCGTCGCGGCAGCGGCCCCAACCCCGAGCACCGCGGTGACGCGCAGTCGGCCAACGTGCTGGTCGACGACGCACGCGCCGTGATCGCGGCCGAGCACGATGGCACGCGCCCGCTGGTCGTGGTGGGTTGGTGCTGGGGGGCGATCCTCGCGGTGCACGTGGCGCTCGCGCTGGGCGAGGGCATCGATCGCTTGGTGCTGGTCACGCCGGGGCTGTGCCCGACCGCCGAGGTGCGCGACGCCGCCGCGGCCGGGGCCAGCGCCGCGAGCCGGTGCGCCGAGGACGAGCCGTGCGTGCCCACGCCGATCCGCGACGAGCTGTTCACCGATGGGCCCGCGCTCGAACAGTTCATCCGCGTCGATCCGCTGCGGCTGCGGGCGATCACGCCGCGGTTCTCGGCGCTGTCGCACAAGCTGTCGGCGGTCGCGTTGGCGCGGCTGCCCCGCATCCAGGTGCCGACGCTGCTGGTGCTCGCCGAGCACGACGGCGCCACCGACAACGCGCAGACCCTGGCGGCGTTCGAGCGCGTCGGCGCCGAACGCCGCCGCGTCGTCACGCTGCCGACACACCACGGTGTGAGCTTCGAGGCCCCCGAGGCGCTCGCGGCCGCCATGGTCGAGTTCGTCGACGCGCCCCCCGTGCCAGAAGCGAGGCCTTAGATGACCGCCCCCGAGTACAGATCGCAGCAGGCCCGCGTGTTCGTCGACGCGCTCGCCGATTCCGCGACCACCCAGCAGCAGCTCTTGCAGCAGCTGCTGGCCGACAACCGCGAGTCGGAGTTCGGCCGCGCCCACGAGTTCGCGAAGATCCGCAGCTTTGCCGAGTACCAGCGTGCAGTGCCGGTGCGAAAGTACGAGGGCTTCGAGTCGCAGATCGATCGCGTGGTCGCGGGCGAGCAGGGCGTGCTCACGACCGAGCCGGTCAAGCGCTTCTTCCTGACCTCGGGCTCGACCGCGAAGTCGAAGTACATCCCGGTCACCAACACCTTCGTGCGCGCGAAGTCGCGGGCGTTCGGCATCTACTGGGCCGAGGTGTTCGCGCGCCACCCGGCCGCCAAGGCCGGGCGCATGGTCACCAACTTCTCGGACTCCGGCGAGGCCGTGAAGGCGCCCGGCTCGGGGCTGCCGTGCAGCTCGGAGAGCGCATACTGGGCCGGTGTGACGCGGGCGACCTCGCTCACGCAGACGCCGATCATCCCCAAGAGCGTGGCGCAGATCGGCGACTCCGACGGTCGCTACTACGCCATCGCGCGCATCCTGATGGAGGAGGACTTCAGCGTCATCATGACCCTGAACCCCAGCACCATCGTGCTGCTGTTCCAGAAGATCGCGCAGTTCGGCGCCGAGTTGGTCGCCGACGTCGCCGCCGGCGGGATATCGGAGCGCGTTCGCTGTGGCGACGAGGTGCGGCGCACCATCGCCCAGCGCTACACCGGCAACCCCGCGCGTGCCGACGCGTTGGCGGCGTTGCTGGCCGGGGAGGGGCTGCTGGCGCACCGCATGTGGCCGGCGCTGCGGCTCGCGATCTGCTGGCGCAGCCCGATGCTGCAGCCCTACCTCGAGCTGCTCGCGCCGCAGCTGGTCGACGTCGCCGCGCGCGACTACATCCTCATGGCCTCCGAGGGGGTGATGGCGATCCCGATCGAGGACGAACGCAGCGGTGGGCCGCTGGCGGTCGGCGTGCACGTCTACGAGTTCATCCCCGAGGAGCAGTACGGCCGCGCGGATGCCGAGGTGCTGCTGCCGCACCAGCTCGAGGACGGCAAGACCTACGTGCTGGTGCTGACCAACGGCAGTGGGTTGTATCGCTACGACATCGGCGATGTGGTGCGCGTGCGCGGCTTCGTCGGGACCACGCCGTGCATCGAGTTCCTCCACCGTGCGGGCGCGACCTGCTCGCTGACCGGCGAGAAGCTCACCGAGGATCAGGTCACGCAGGCGGTCCGCGACGTCGCGCGGGCGCTGGACCTCAAGCTCGCCGGCTTCACGCTCGCGCCGGCCCGGGGTGGCTTCCCGCGCTATGTCGCCTACGTCGAGTTCGACGGCGAGGTCGAACGCCGCCACCTGCAGGCCTTCCCCGAGCGGCTCGACGACGCGCTCGAGCAGCACAACATCGAGTACGGCGGCAAGCGCTCGTCACAGCGCCTGGCCGCGCCCGAGCTCGCGGTCGTGCGCGCCGGTGGCTACGACGCGCGGCGTCGGCAGCGGCTGGCGGGCGGCACCAGCGACAGCCAGATCAAGCCCACCCACCTCAGCCGCGATCCCGACTTCGGCGATCAGTTCGACATCGTCGAGCGCTTCCATGGCAATCCGTGAGATCGAGCTGTGGCCGCTGCGGATCCCCTTCCGCGGCAGCTTCGGCCACGCCGCCTCGACCCGCGACGCTGGCGAGCCGGTGCTGGTGCGGCTGGTCGACGAGGCCGGGCGACAGGGCTGGGGCGAGGCGCTGCCGCGGCCCTACGTCACCGGCGAGGACGTCGGGAGCGTGCTCGACCGCGACGGCCCGGCGATTGCCTCGCGCCTGCGCGCGCTCGATCTCGACGACGTCGCGGGCACGATCGCGTGGCTGCGACGGGCGATCGACGAACACGTCGACGCGCTGGCCGCCTTTG encodes:
- a CDS encoding alpha/beta fold hydrolase, giving the protein MAQPVMADDGEIRTLLRDDGVSLRYRVWPVPQPRATVVLFNGIMSHSLWFRPLQPALVAAGYTVVGADRRGSGPNPEHRGDAQSANVLVDDARAVIAAEHDGTRPLVVVGWCWGAILAVHVALALGEGIDRLVLVTPGLCPTAEVRDAAAAGASAASRCAEDEPCVPTPIRDELFTDGPALEQFIRVDPLRLRAITPRFSALSHKLSAVALARLPRIQVPTLLVLAEHDGATDNAQTLAAFERVGAERRRVVTLPTHHGVSFEAPEALAAAMVEFVDAPPVPEARP
- a CDS encoding L-lysine 6-transaminase — encoded protein: MNEPTFQTDPREVHRVLGEWMLVDGFPLVYDTERSRGAHLVDAIGGTPYLDMFSFFASMPVGHNHPKLRTPDFAAKLQAATLTKVSNSDIYTPAMADWVAALGRTMPANFEHLFFIEGGALAVENALKVAFDWKVRKNIARGLCSGRDDDLLGTQVLHFRSAFHGRSGYTLSLTNGFAPQKTQYFPKFPWPRVSTPAMRFPFDEAAQAATIAAEQATVAEIRAAIAERGHDIAAMILETIQGEGGDNHFRPEFLQTLRSLCDEHEILLIFDEIQCGMGLTGKWWAFEHTGVQPDVFSFGKKTQVCGIASTTRVDEVDSCFKVPSRINSTWGGNIVDMVRATRYIEIIEQERLLDNARDMGEHLLAGLRGLAKPGGPVSNVRGRGLMCAFDLPSPEIRGNVVKAAMKDEHMLVLPCGNAGIRFRPVLDIDRGAIDDALTRLARVLGKL
- a CDS encoding tetratricopeptide repeat protein, which produces MHGPQDTQTGQVRRGTPGRSARVADHGMPPTAALLGGRYVVLERIGEGGMGVVHAAYDRELDRRVAIKVLHPGATKDYGRRLLREAQTLARLSHPNLVPVFDIGWAGDELFVAMELIGGQSLDRFAAAHRPAWREALPLLLDAGRGLAHAHRQGLVHRDFKPSNVLVGDDGRARVADFGLARPVRFPSSEVRADEPVASSPTAAGSLVTRPGETPGTPAYLPPEARDAAAFDERSDQFSFCMTAWEVLCGVRPTRNPSDGGVIATVAPGRAVPRSIRRALLRGMAVDPAARHGSMAELLARLDVAARRTRVLVLGLVATATAALGIAYVIGRGGPCDEAAGALASAWNEQRREQLRAHFEQLPGADALHDAVSSALDRYGEQWTQMRGEACVAHAIEHRQSADLFDRRMGCLDERRAALDALVGALLQTDARDVLLSAPSAARELPPVASCGDAEALLAMAWQPSTEAERVLASRLQGELGQVQALEHTGQYRVALPAADALVVDTEALPAGSPLRAKAQLLRAKLRRDNGDDEGAFAAYKAAAEAAAAAHDDGTLVAAWLELVSLLAAHVGREQEFETVAALVEGLIGRLGSPPVLRARLRESRARMAVSAGRFDDAVAHGLAAVELLGELDDPLLRARLEGSAGLDLQLAGRYEEAVHHFEQAIASSSEVLTPTHPQIGNELVNLSLLQPPAQAEASLRRAVEILRASFPDGHRDVAKALANLGLALLNRGAYDEAEATLREALAMQRWVYPSGHPHTAMTLAFLADTLNEVGRRPEALGFAREALEIRRVHLPADHADIGRALRLIASIHFDAGDVKQARADYEAALAVFDRALPPDHPLVAGALNGIGECAVLEHDAERAIEVCTRALAIERQARGEDALELVPHLSCLASAHGDRGEYELAITLLERALVLWADQDLGPLLPAQIKLQLATALDHAGRDRERVVTLATEVLAAVAAEPQARERMVAPAQRLIAGG
- a CDS encoding GH3 auxin-responsive promoter family protein, giving the protein MTAPEYRSQQARVFVDALADSATTQQQLLQQLLADNRESEFGRAHEFAKIRSFAEYQRAVPVRKYEGFESQIDRVVAGEQGVLTTEPVKRFFLTSGSTAKSKYIPVTNTFVRAKSRAFGIYWAEVFARHPAAKAGRMVTNFSDSGEAVKAPGSGLPCSSESAYWAGVTRATSLTQTPIIPKSVAQIGDSDGRYYAIARILMEEDFSVIMTLNPSTIVLLFQKIAQFGAELVADVAAGGISERVRCGDEVRRTIAQRYTGNPARADALAALLAGEGLLAHRMWPALRLAICWRSPMLQPYLELLAPQLVDVAARDYILMASEGVMAIPIEDERSGGPLAVGVHVYEFIPEEQYGRADAEVLLPHQLEDGKTYVLVLTNGSGLYRYDIGDVVRVRGFVGTTPCIEFLHRAGATCSLTGEKLTEDQVTQAVRDVARALDLKLAGFTLAPARGGFPRYVAYVEFDGEVERRHLQAFPERLDDALEQHNIEYGGKRSSQRLAAPELAVVRAGGYDARRRQRLAGGTSDSQIKPTHLSRDPDFGDQFDIVERFHGNP
- a CDS encoding fibro-slime domain-containing protein → MVAAREQRRRTWRAIPALGWLAALGLIACGAESPPAVGDDTLGDGITAGLTQGSGSGSGDDDVEADDDGPKLDIGAETGADGSPVDTMGENCDGLVATIRDFSSSHPDFETYGGNTASVGLVMTTLGVDDTPTLDPAYAGAPMITSAASFADWYHDVPGTNMPFPIDLGLMEDTPGMFVYDNSAFFPLDGMGFGDEGNEHNYHFTTEVHTSFTYFGGETFTFRGDDDLWMFVNGQLAIDLGGLHPALEDSVDMDTLGLTVGETYPMDIFHAERHTNESNFRIVTTIDCFVTPPPPA
- a CDS encoding SDR family oxidoreductase → MKVDLSGQVVVVTGAGRGIGKEIAKVAAEAGATAVLVSRTAAQLDAAVAEIEAAGGKAVAMPADLVEPAAAGAVIAQTLERFGQIDVLVNNAATNYVANLVMAKADAWRDLYELNVFAVMRATQAAIKPMIRRKRGRVINIGSVSGELGAAYNTAYASSKAAIDGFSRSVAKEVAKLGITCNTIRPWHVDTELVHDAMASRAKLFGKTAEDYMAMIVAQSPQQRLITAREVAALAVFLMSDDARGITGQSLNVCGGYAMG